A single window of Aspergillus flavus chromosome 4, complete sequence DNA harbors:
- a CDS encoding meiotically up-regulated gene 113-domain-containing protein — protein MLCLAITKKDIQCSNRAKPGSDLCGTHLKSKIVTLVSDNEPNSDSSEEAEVTPEVNDLIEAVNDMGLESSPSTVNGDETLWEHEIRVGGRHESEDPELINLHSPECGAPTDLASTQSTPSRRPNLTLSTTNIASDPHAAFETPTSYIPPKLHKSLQFELLRISQQLPDNHVGVVYICNVQYEERRVSDTKVIKIGVSSNVRQRLKGHFKNCAHTSLRLITFYPRSESESDSRKQIRNRYQVEKLIHTELGKFKFDKKCGCGKTHKELFEIRKDEFENMLDTVKHWVSWSEQKFGHVLVPRGG, from the exons ATGCTCTGCTTGGCTATTACCAAAAAAGACATCCAATGTTCGAACAGAGCAAAGCCTGGGAGCGATCTCTGTGGGACACATCTGAAGTCAAAGATAGTTACACTAGTGAGCGATAATGAACCGAACAGCGACTCATCAGAGGAAGCGGAAGTGACACCGGAAGTCAATGATTTGATCGAGGCAGTGAACGACATGGGTTTAGAAAGCTCACCAAGCACGGTTAATGGGGACGAGACCCTCTGGGAGCATGAAATTAGG GTTGGCGGCCGTCATGAGAGTGAAGATCCTGAACTTATAAACCTGCATTCCCCCGAGTGTGGCGCGCCAACGGACTTAGCATCTACACAATCTACACCATCTCGTCGCCCAAACCTCACACTATCAACCACAAATATTGCTTCCGATCCCCATGCGGCTTTCGAGACCCCGACCAGCTACATTCCACCCAAGCTTCATAAATCTCTACAGTTCGAATTGCTAAGGATATCACAGCAACTGCCTGATAACCACGTCGGAGTAGTCTACATATGTAATGTCCAGTATGAGGAACGGAGAGTTTCGGACACTAAGGTCATTAAGATCGGAGTTTCATCTAATGTCAGACAGCGCTTGAAGGGTCATTTCAAGAACTGCGCTCACACCAGTCTTCGACTAATCACTTTCTATCCGCGGTCGGAGTCAGAATCGGACAGCCGAAAACAAATCCGAAATCGTTATCAAGTAGAGAAGCTGATTCATACAGAGCTGGGGAAGTTCAAATTCGACAAAAAATGTGGGTGTGGCAAGACGCATAAGGAGTTATTTGAGATTCGTAAGGATGAGTTTGAAAATATGCTAGATACCGTCAAACATTGGGTTTCCTGGAGTGAGCAGAAATTTGGTCACGTCTTGGTTCCTCGTGGCGGATGA